Proteins found in one Pseudomonas mosselii genomic segment:
- a CDS encoding glutathione S-transferase family protein produces MPSPIKLYNFPKSGHAHRIELMLSLLELPTELVFVDLAKGEHKQPEFLAINPFGQVPVIDDNGIVIADSNAILVYLAKAYGGERWLPADPVGAARVQRWLSVAAGPLAFGPAAARLVTVFGASFNTDEVIGRAHTLLKVIDAELAKGPFLVGDQATIADIANYSYIAHAPEGNVSLEPYPNVRAWLARVEALPGFVPMPRTVIGLQTTL; encoded by the coding sequence ATGCCAAGCCCGATCAAACTCTACAACTTCCCCAAGTCCGGCCACGCCCACCGCATCGAGCTGATGCTGTCGCTGCTCGAACTGCCCACCGAGCTGGTCTTCGTCGACCTGGCCAAGGGCGAGCACAAGCAGCCAGAGTTTCTCGCCATCAACCCCTTCGGTCAGGTGCCGGTGATCGATGACAACGGCATCGTCATCGCCGATTCCAACGCCATCCTGGTCTACCTGGCCAAGGCCTATGGCGGTGAGCGCTGGTTGCCTGCGGATCCGGTCGGTGCCGCCCGAGTGCAGCGCTGGTTGTCGGTCGCGGCGGGTCCCCTGGCCTTCGGCCCGGCAGCGGCACGTCTGGTGACGGTGTTCGGTGCCTCGTTCAACACCGATGAAGTCATCGGCCGCGCCCACACCCTGCTCAAGGTGATCGACGCCGAACTGGCCAAGGGCCCGTTCCTGGTCGGTGACCAGGCCACCATCGCCGATATCGCCAACTACTCGTACATCGCCCACGCGCCGGAAGGCAACGTGTCGCTGGAACCGTACCCCAACGTGCGCGCCTGGCTGGCCCGTGTCGAGGCGCTGCCGGGCTTCGTGCCGATGCCACGTACGGTCATCGGTTTGCAGACCACCCTCTGA
- a CDS encoding aminotransferase-like domain-containing protein, with product MDRNPKPDKRWHTVNAWLLRQIDSGEWPTGTQLPSVRELARLFDSSLATVQRALAELEANAYVQATPRVGYFVAKGAAQVQGFDLASVSVNVNHAVVAMLAQAASNGGLSLSSAVLHDELTPQVLLNKCLTTLASKADQPLAGLIAPPGLASLRRRIAGLMLQRGVACGPDEILVTSGDTVALELALEAVARPGATVAIETPTYYGILQTIERLGMRALPIRTHADSGMDLEHLEWALKRGKVDVVFLNPTLQNPRGFIMPDTARARLSQLAQAADVPIIEDDIFFDLVDEAQRPKAIKHYDETGQTIYCSSFSKTVAPGYRVGWCVAGRYRDAILAQLFSRNLAVSSLAQRVLDEFIGRGYMEEHCAKLRGRLAAQAGVMEALVRSAFPPGTRYAAPQGGFIHWIELPEGTDMVALQRLAAERGCNVGASGMFFADGECGTGLRVCLGRVITPQVMGGLRVLAECTALSRC from the coding sequence ATGGATCGCAACCCCAAGCCCGACAAACGCTGGCACACCGTCAACGCCTGGCTGCTGCGCCAGATCGACAGCGGCGAATGGCCTACCGGCACGCAACTGCCCTCGGTGCGCGAACTGGCGCGGCTGTTCGACAGCAGCCTGGCCACGGTGCAACGGGCCCTGGCGGAGCTGGAGGCCAATGCCTATGTGCAAGCCACGCCCCGGGTGGGGTACTTCGTCGCCAAGGGCGCGGCCCAGGTGCAGGGCTTTGACCTCGCCAGTGTCAGCGTCAACGTCAACCACGCGGTGGTCGCCATGCTCGCTCAGGCCGCCAGCAACGGCGGGTTGTCGTTAAGCTCGGCGGTGCTGCATGACGAACTCACGCCCCAGGTGCTGCTGAACAAGTGCCTGACGACCCTGGCCAGCAAGGCCGATCAGCCGCTGGCCGGCTTGATCGCCCCGCCTGGCCTGGCCTCGCTGCGCCGACGTATTGCCGGGCTGATGCTGCAGCGCGGCGTGGCCTGCGGCCCGGATGAAATCCTGGTGACCTCGGGCGACACCGTGGCCCTGGAGCTGGCTCTCGAGGCCGTAGCCCGGCCGGGCGCCACGGTAGCGATCGAAACACCGACCTACTACGGCATCCTGCAGACCATCGAACGCCTGGGGATGCGCGCCCTGCCCATCCGCACCCACGCCGACAGCGGCATGGACCTCGAGCACCTGGAATGGGCGCTCAAGCGCGGCAAGGTCGATGTGGTGTTCCTCAACCCGACGCTGCAGAACCCACGGGGCTTCATCATGCCCGACACGGCGCGGGCACGGCTCTCACAGTTGGCGCAGGCGGCGGATGTGCCGATCATCGAGGACGATATCTTCTTCGACCTGGTGGACGAGGCGCAGCGGCCCAAGGCGATCAAGCACTACGACGAGACCGGGCAGACGATCTATTGCTCGTCGTTCTCCAAGACCGTGGCGCCGGGGTACCGGGTGGGCTGGTGCGTGGCGGGGCGGTATCGGGATGCGATCCTGGCCCAATTGTTTTCGCGCAACCTGGCGGTGTCGAGCCTGGCCCAGCGGGTGCTGGACGAGTTCATCGGCCGGGGGTACATGGAGGAGCACTGCGCCAAGCTGCGCGGCCGGCTGGCGGCGCAGGCCGGAGTGATGGAGGCGCTGGTGCGCTCGGCGTTTCCGCCGGGGACGCGGTATGCGGCGCCGCAGGGCGGCTTCATCCATTGGATCGAATTGCCGGAAGGGACGGACATGGTGGCGCTGCAACGGCTTGCCGCGGAGCGTGGCTGCAATGTCGGCGCCAGCGGGATGTTCTTTGCCGATGGGGAGTGTGGCACTGGGTTGCGGGTGTGCCTGGGGCGGGTGATTACGCCGCAGGTGATGGGCGGGTTGAGGGTGCTGGCGGAGTGTACGGCGCTTTCGAGGTGTTAA
- a CDS encoding UPF0149 family protein: MLPALSEKELDRLEDLLITYGNDYSVLNLAELNGFFTALASSPNKVNPEQWLPSVAGGKVPKFKKPAHEEAYTALMLRYASQVAEELANDLEHFEPLFEESEGEEGPAIILEEWCFGYMRGTQVAEWSELPPEQDRLLKAISLHGLEDNFELLDSMSFDERQACVPLVVEAARGLYQYQKQHRH, translated from the coding sequence ATGCTCCCCGCGCTCAGCGAAAAAGAACTCGACCGTCTCGAAGACCTGCTGATCACCTACGGCAACGATTATTCGGTGCTCAACCTCGCCGAGCTCAACGGCTTCTTCACCGCTTTGGCCAGCTCCCCCAACAAGGTCAACCCTGAGCAATGGCTGCCTTCTGTCGCCGGTGGCAAGGTGCCGAAGTTCAAGAAGCCCGCCCATGAAGAGGCCTACACCGCGTTGATGCTGCGTTACGCCAGCCAGGTGGCGGAAGAGCTGGCCAACGACCTCGAGCACTTTGAACCGCTGTTCGAGGAGAGCGAAGGAGAGGAAGGCCCGGCGATCATTCTCGAGGAATGGTGCTTCGGCTACATGCGCGGTACCCAGGTGGCCGAGTGGAGCGAGCTGCCGCCGGAGCAGGATCGTCTGCTCAAGGCCATTTCCCTGCATGGGCTGGAAGACAATTTCGAGCTGCTCGATTCGATGAGCTTCGATGAGCGCCAGGCCTGTGTGCCGCTGGTGGTCGAGGCGGCGCGGGGGTTGTATCAGTACCAGAAGCAGCACCGTCATTGA
- a CDS encoding pyridoxamine 5'-phosphate oxidase family protein, whose product MQSPWHAGEKRLQEHVGVAERMEAFGQKVIRDFMPDQHRTFYQQLPFMVAGAVDAAGKPWATLLEGPEGFVSSPDPRQLLIGADLASDDPATPGLVAGGAIGLLGIELQTRRRNRLNGLIRGASAGQLAVVVEQSFGNCPQYIQLREYTRVDEPPQARRDLSVLDAATRAMIENADTFFVASYVEHENGQRAVDVSHRGGRPGFVRVEGNRLTIPDYAGNLHFNTLGNLLANPVAGLLFVDFTTGDVLQVSGRTEVILDSPLISAFEGAERIWTLDIEQVVVRPAAVSLRWAFQEYAPTSLMTGTWSEAEERLQQRERQRQWLTWRVLRIEQESRDIRSFYLQPEEGTAVAFAPGQHIPVRLQVDGEAPLIRTYSLSSAPSDGHLRISVKAQGPASRYLHQQVKVGDRLEVRQPMGSFTLDQQSERPLVLIGAGVGITPLIAMLREQLAKGQGRRIHLFHGGRTLADLPFQQELAALQQHANGLLSIHRALSQPEPQAVLGHDYQFANRLGIEQIKATLALDDYDFYLCGPASFTQDLYEGLRGVHVPDARIHAEAFGPSTLRRHTDDNQPTLQQPPPASEPVPVYFASSAKEARWAPNSGTLLELAESRGLSPDFSCRGGSCGTCRTKLVSGQVHYPNPPAELPEPGIVLICCAIPAQAEDGVQPLILEL is encoded by the coding sequence ATGCAATCGCCCTGGCATGCAGGTGAAAAACGGCTGCAGGAGCACGTCGGTGTTGCCGAGCGCATGGAGGCGTTCGGGCAGAAGGTCATCCGTGACTTCATGCCCGACCAGCATCGCACCTTCTACCAGCAGTTGCCGTTCATGGTGGCCGGTGCCGTGGACGCCGCAGGCAAACCCTGGGCGACGCTGCTCGAAGGCCCGGAAGGCTTCGTCAGCTCGCCCGATCCACGGCAACTGTTGATCGGCGCCGATCTCGCCAGCGACGATCCGGCCACGCCGGGCCTGGTGGCGGGTGGCGCCATCGGCCTGCTGGGGATCGAGCTGCAAACGCGGCGGCGCAATCGCCTCAATGGCCTGATCCGCGGGGCCAGCGCCGGTCAGTTGGCGGTGGTGGTCGAGCAGTCGTTCGGCAACTGCCCGCAGTACATCCAGCTGCGCGAGTACACCCGCGTCGACGAGCCGCCGCAGGCGCGTCGGGATTTATCGGTACTCGATGCCGCGACCCGCGCCATGATCGAAAACGCCGACACCTTCTTTGTCGCCAGTTACGTCGAGCATGAAAATGGCCAACGTGCCGTGGACGTGTCCCACCGCGGTGGTCGCCCCGGTTTCGTCAGGGTCGAAGGCAATCGCCTGACGATTCCTGACTACGCCGGCAACCTGCATTTCAATACCCTCGGCAATCTGCTGGCCAACCCGGTTGCCGGCCTGTTGTTCGTCGACTTCACCACGGGCGATGTGCTGCAGGTTTCCGGGCGCACCGAGGTGATTCTCGACAGCCCGCTGATCAGCGCCTTCGAAGGCGCCGAGCGGATCTGGACCCTGGACATCGAGCAGGTGGTGGTTCGCCCGGCTGCGGTGTCGTTGCGTTGGGCCTTCCAGGAGTACGCCCCCACCAGCCTGATGACCGGCACCTGGAGTGAAGCCGAAGAGCGCCTGCAACAGCGTGAGCGCCAACGCCAATGGCTGACCTGGCGCGTGCTGCGTATCGAGCAGGAAAGCCGCGATATCCGTTCGTTCTACCTGCAACCCGAGGAAGGTACGGCGGTGGCCTTCGCGCCCGGCCAGCATATTCCCGTGCGCCTGCAGGTGGATGGCGAGGCACCGCTGATCCGCACCTACAGCCTGTCCAGCGCGCCGTCCGATGGCCACCTGCGCATCAGCGTCAAGGCGCAGGGGCCGGCGTCACGCTATCTGCATCAACAGGTGAAGGTTGGCGATCGGCTGGAGGTGCGTCAGCCCATGGGCAGTTTTACCCTGGATCAGCAGAGTGAGCGGCCCCTTGTGCTGATCGGCGCGGGCGTCGGCATCACCCCGTTGATCGCCATGCTCCGCGAGCAGCTGGCCAAAGGGCAGGGGCGGCGCATCCATCTATTCCATGGCGGGCGCACACTGGCCGACCTGCCGTTCCAGCAGGAGCTTGCCGCACTCCAGCAACACGCCAATGGCTTGCTGAGCATCCATCGTGCCCTGAGCCAGCCCGAACCCCAGGCCGTGCTGGGTCATGACTACCAGTTCGCCAACCGCCTGGGCATCGAGCAGATCAAGGCCACGCTGGCATTGGACGACTACGACTTCTACCTCTGCGGTCCGGCCAGCTTCACCCAGGATCTGTACGAAGGCCTGCGCGGCGTGCATGTGCCCGACGCCCGCATCCATGCCGAAGCCTTCGGCCCCTCGACCCTGCGCCGCCACACCGATGACAACCAGCCGACGCTGCAGCAGCCCCCACCCGCCAGCGAACCGGTGCCGGTGTACTTCGCCAGCTCCGCCAAGGAAGCGCGCTGGGCGCCAAACAGCGGCACGCTGCTGGAACTGGCGGAAAGCCGTGGCCTTTCGCCGGACTTCAGTTGCCGAGGCGGCTCCTGCGGTACCTGCAGGACCAAGCTGGTCAGCGGCCAGGTCCACTACCCGAACCCGCCCGCCGAACTGCCCGAGCCCGGCATCGTGTTGATCTGCTGTGCCATCCCCGCCCAGGCCGAGGACGGCGTGCAGCCCCTGATACTGGAGCTCTAG
- a CDS encoding asparaginase produces the protein MTSPRVSIASLGGTVSMQSGAPGQGVTPRLDCAALLASLPQLQALAQISTATLCLVPSASLAFSDMLNALAWASAQVQAGAQAVVLTQGTDTLEETAYFLDLLWPHDIPLIMTGAMRSASQPGADGPANLLAAVQVAIADGSRERGVLVVINDQIHQAARVRKTASLAMAAFESPGTGAIGEVVEGSPIYRQAATPRRVLPLPMQVDHQVVVLEACLDADTRLLQALGGLGYSGLVVAGFGAGHVSEAWAEAAGSIAGNMPVIIATRTGNGPTALGTYGFNGGEIDLQARGLHMAGWLCPRKCRLLLWLLIGTGRQADLAHWLQQ, from the coding sequence ATGACATCACCACGTGTTTCGATCGCCAGCCTGGGCGGCACGGTCAGCATGCAGTCTGGGGCGCCAGGGCAGGGTGTGACACCCCGGCTCGATTGCGCCGCGCTGTTGGCGTCCCTGCCGCAACTGCAGGCACTGGCGCAGATCAGCACCGCCACGTTGTGCCTGGTGCCGAGTGCCTCGCTGGCGTTCAGCGACATGCTGAACGCGCTGGCCTGGGCAAGCGCGCAAGTGCAAGCGGGGGCCCAGGCCGTGGTCCTCACCCAAGGCACCGATACGCTGGAGGAGACCGCGTATTTCCTCGACCTGCTCTGGCCCCATGACATCCCGTTGATCATGACCGGCGCCATGCGTTCGGCCAGCCAACCGGGCGCGGATGGTCCGGCGAACCTGCTGGCGGCAGTGCAGGTGGCGATAGCCGATGGTAGTCGGGAGCGTGGTGTGCTGGTGGTGATCAATGACCAGATTCACCAAGCCGCCCGTGTACGCAAGACTGCCAGCCTGGCAATGGCGGCCTTCGAGTCGCCCGGCACAGGGGCGATAGGGGAGGTCGTGGAGGGCAGCCCAATTTACCGCCAGGCTGCCACGCCACGGCGGGTGTTGCCCCTGCCGATGCAGGTGGATCACCAGGTCGTCGTGCTGGAGGCCTGTCTCGATGCCGATACAAGGCTGCTGCAAGCGCTCGGTGGCCTGGGCTATTCAGGGCTGGTGGTTGCCGGCTTTGGCGCAGGCCATGTTTCCGAAGCCTGGGCCGAGGCGGCGGGGAGCATCGCCGGCAACATGCCGGTGATCATCGCCACCCGCACCGGCAATGGCCCGACAGCCCTGGGTACCTACGGATTCAACGGTGGTGAGATCGATCTGCAGGCCCGGGGCCTGCACATGGCCGGCTGGCTCTGCCCGCGCAAGTGCCGACTCTTGCTGTGGCTGCTGATCGGCACCGGGCGGCAGGCCGACCTGGCGCACTGGCTGCAGCAATAG
- a CDS encoding L-lactate permease, which produces MAALLLQMSPIGLVIALILLLRRPPVQAALAGVAGVLLLWGLGAAQPLSAAVSGAILQDTLILFLSTACVIVPGLAFVILVERANAPQAIGAWVRELGWTPPMQVIFIVLGLAPLLEAMTGFGVSLIATVPLLMGLFSRQVGMKMALAGMVVMPWGTLGLATVIGALLAHMPAQELGSHSALVSAPVFLALAAVALALARVRSVQAWLGLGLVSLLFSAVLYVINRWIGPETAGVLAGLAVVCVGLGLSWARRGALVRWPQTAWPYLALLGVIIASRGLFLLSGWDGLWVVHGNNVSWKPLASPGLALLLVVLMMAARQGAGFPWQALVKRARFPVATIFLFLLLSQVMVKAGFLVEAQRALQAMSGVSLASTVSLLAGLAGYVTGSNVGGTTLVMPSIAALSSAHGPWLAAMANSAAGHGALGSLSILSLVIGLAGADREEEHRLIRFGFVLVLLNIVIVAATGTVLLYLSGAPA; this is translated from the coding sequence ATGGCTGCCCTGCTGCTGCAAATGTCCCCCATTGGCCTGGTGATCGCCCTGATCCTGCTGCTGCGCCGCCCACCCGTGCAGGCCGCGCTGGCCGGCGTGGCCGGTGTCCTGCTGCTGTGGGGGCTGGGCGCCGCGCAGCCGCTGTCGGCGGCGGTGTCCGGCGCCATCCTGCAAGACACGTTGATCCTGTTCCTCAGTACCGCCTGCGTGATCGTTCCGGGGCTGGCCTTCGTCATCCTGGTCGAACGCGCCAACGCCCCGCAGGCGATCGGCGCCTGGGTGCGGGAGCTGGGCTGGACGCCGCCGATGCAGGTGATCTTCATCGTGCTGGGCCTGGCGCCGCTGCTGGAGGCGATGACCGGGTTCGGGGTGTCGCTGATCGCCACGGTGCCGCTGCTGATGGGACTGTTTTCCCGCCAGGTCGGCATGAAGATGGCCCTGGCCGGCATGGTGGTGATGCCCTGGGGCACGCTGGGGCTTGCCACGGTGATCGGCGCGCTGCTGGCCCATATGCCGGCGCAGGAGCTGGGCAGCCATTCGGCACTGGTCAGCGCCCCGGTGTTCCTCGCCCTCGCGGCGGTGGCACTGGCGTTGGCACGGGTTCGCAGCGTACAGGCGTGGCTCGGGCTGGGACTGGTCTCACTGTTGTTCAGCGCGGTGCTGTATGTAATCAACCGCTGGATTGGCCCCGAAACCGCAGGGGTATTGGCCGGGCTGGCGGTGGTGTGCGTCGGCCTGGGGCTTTCCTGGGCGCGGCGCGGGGCCCTGGTGCGCTGGCCGCAGACGGCATGGCCATACCTGGCCTTGCTGGGGGTGATCATCGCCTCGCGGGGGCTGTTCCTGCTGTCGGGCTGGGACGGGCTGTGGGTGGTGCATGGCAACAACGTGTCGTGGAAGCCGCTGGCGTCGCCGGGGCTGGCCTTGCTGTTGGTGGTGCTGATGATGGCCGCGCGCCAAGGTGCGGGTTTCCCCTGGCAGGCGCTGGTCAAACGGGCGCGCTTTCCAGTGGCGACGATCTTCCTGTTCCTGCTGCTTTCCCAGGTGATGGTCAAGGCCGGTTTCCTGGTCGAGGCGCAACGCGCGCTGCAAGCAATGTCGGGTGTGTCGCTGGCGTCGACGGTGTCGCTGCTGGCCGGGCTGGCCGGTTACGTGACAGGCTCCAATGTCGGCGGCACCACGCTGGTGATGCCGTCCATTGCGGCATTATCCAGCGCCCACGGCCCCTGGCTGGCAGCCATGGCCAACAGCGCCGCGGGGCATGGCGCGTTGGGCTCGTTGTCGATCCTGTCGCTGGTCATCGGGCTGGCCGGGGCCGACCGTGAGGAAGAACACAGGCTGATCCGCTTCGGCTTCGTCCTGGTGCTGCTGAACATCGTCATCGTGGCTGCAACGGGCACGGTTTTGCTCTACCTTTCCGGGGCCCCCGCTTGA
- a CDS encoding nitrilase family protein: MQEHTTPVSPVRIAVIQYDPQVGLDHCDGNLSRGLALARSAAREGANLIVLPELANTGYTFNSRAEAYAHAESLEGGRCLQAWAEFAREQQVYLAAGFAERDGLKLYDSAVLFGPQGLLGHYRKAHLWNQEKLWFTPGDLGFPVFETPIGRIGLLICWDIWFPEVPRLMAAQGADIICSLNNWVWTPPPLFDEAGRCMASYLTMTAAHSNNVYIAAANRIGRERGGRFLGCSLIAGTNGWPIGEVASAEEECILYADVDLSAARSAPIWNSLNDLPRDRRTDLYDATLGYRLHAPMPR, encoded by the coding sequence ATGCAGGAACACACCACTCCCGTCAGCCCCGTGCGCATTGCCGTCATCCAGTACGACCCGCAGGTCGGCCTGGACCACTGCGATGGCAACCTGAGCCGTGGCTTGGCCCTGGCCCGCAGCGCCGCGCGTGAAGGGGCGAACCTGATCGTGCTGCCGGAGCTGGCCAATACCGGCTACACCTTCAACTCCCGCGCCGAGGCCTATGCCCACGCCGAGTCGCTGGAGGGTGGGCGATGCCTTCAGGCCTGGGCGGAGTTCGCTCGTGAGCAGCAGGTGTATCTGGCCGCAGGCTTCGCCGAGCGGGACGGCCTCAAGCTCTACGACAGCGCCGTGCTGTTCGGCCCGCAGGGGCTGCTCGGGCATTACCGCAAGGCACACCTGTGGAACCAGGAAAAGCTCTGGTTCACCCCCGGAGACCTGGGCTTCCCGGTGTTCGAAACGCCCATCGGCCGCATCGGCCTGTTGATCTGCTGGGACATCTGGTTCCCGGAGGTGCCACGGCTCATGGCCGCGCAGGGCGCCGACATCATCTGCAGCCTGAACAACTGGGTCTGGACGCCGCCGCCGCTGTTCGACGAGGCCGGGCGCTGCATGGCCTCGTACCTGACGATGACCGCGGCCCACTCCAACAATGTCTATATCGCTGCCGCCAATCGCATCGGTCGCGAACGGGGCGGGCGCTTCCTCGGTTGTTCGCTGATTGCCGGTACCAACGGCTGGCCCATCGGCGAGGTGGCCAGTGCCGAGGAGGAGTGCATACTCTATGCCGACGTCGATCTCAGCGCCGCCCGCTCGGCGCCGATCTGGAACAGCCTCAACGACCTGCCGCGTGACCGGCGCACCGACCTCTACGACGCCACCCTGGGTTATCGGCTGCATGCGCCGATGCCACGTTGA
- a CDS encoding flavin monoamine oxidase family protein produces MTIGSTYNHPADIAVEPRTPVLPWAARFPNPPDLCFDYRRLVEQQGGIAQVARPAHRICIVGAGVTGLTVARELLRCGFTQITLIEQARRIGGRHLTVSSSADKPTVHTAPFEMGAMRMPFFNRTGEPPKAGHSLMAYYADLFDLRLSDFPNPGTPWVNATGIYLREGQLEGEGDPKLLIWKNPEGHTPPPTAVLQRIHSKWRRFAERFTEQVAVIYGTEGWLTTWSAIVERYHRLSFRDLVLLPILEAWDPGNPGDFGGLGMDRDESAIFYAIGIGDGNWGAFYDVCCLYPLRTAIFGFSSHLQLVHGRVDDKGRVLAAPYQDVETVPDSKGLHFQAPAYLGIAALDEALLFMDIAGLGESLYSQCVARKDGLLSDSSVHGLHKLADGRIRVDYRWRHSDEAKAQPMSDVFDSVVLTTPSWLIETGMRLEGFSLSMLPPAIVEAWKHAHWETSCKVYAPLRKSFLDQHPHLPQILVTDSFVHDVYAYRYNDQHTRDCILLSYTWEDDATKLAAYTDAELVEKCVAELDRILMRCSNIGEPISPHIDLGNTRIQRWMTDRNALGCAKLYRADAYYDAVSLMKYNRDLSAHSGLYLAGESFSVDAGWTEPCLRTAIDTVINLCNNTGAHFKGGFSLEHYPHYQVPRQAL; encoded by the coding sequence ATGACCATTGGATCAACGTACAACCATCCCGCCGACATTGCCGTCGAGCCACGCACCCCAGTGCTGCCATGGGCCGCACGTTTCCCGAATCCGCCTGACCTGTGTTTCGACTACCGACGTCTTGTCGAACAGCAAGGCGGCATTGCCCAGGTTGCTCGTCCTGCACATCGCATCTGCATTGTCGGTGCTGGCGTCACCGGCCTCACCGTCGCACGTGAACTGCTGCGCTGTGGTTTCACCCAGATCACACTGATCGAGCAAGCCCGGCGAATTGGGGGGCGTCATCTCACCGTGTCATCCTCTGCTGACAAGCCAACAGTACACACCGCTCCCTTCGAGATGGGCGCCATGCGCATGCCGTTCTTCAACCGTACCGGCGAGCCGCCCAAGGCAGGCCATTCACTGATGGCTTACTACGCAGATCTGTTCGACCTGCGACTTTCCGACTTCCCCAACCCTGGCACGCCCTGGGTCAATGCAACAGGTATCTACCTGCGTGAAGGCCAACTTGAAGGGGAGGGTGATCCGAAGCTGCTGATCTGGAAAAACCCCGAAGGTCACACTCCGCCACCAACTGCGGTACTACAGAGGATTCATAGCAAGTGGCGGCGCTTTGCCGAGCGTTTCACCGAACAGGTGGCCGTCATCTACGGCACAGAAGGTTGGCTGACGACGTGGTCGGCAATCGTCGAGCGATATCACAGGCTGTCGTTCCGTGACCTGGTATTGCTACCGATCCTGGAGGCTTGGGACCCTGGCAATCCAGGCGATTTCGGTGGCCTTGGCATGGACCGTGACGAGTCGGCGATCTTCTATGCAATCGGCATCGGTGATGGCAACTGGGGCGCCTTCTACGACGTGTGTTGCCTCTATCCGCTGCGCACCGCCATTTTCGGGTTCAGCAGCCACCTGCAGCTTGTGCATGGTCGTGTAGATGACAAGGGGCGAGTGCTTGCAGCGCCCTATCAGGATGTCGAGACTGTTCCCGACAGCAAAGGCCTGCATTTCCAGGCACCTGCCTACCTGGGGATCGCCGCGTTGGATGAGGCCCTGCTGTTCATGGACATCGCTGGCCTGGGCGAATCTTTGTACAGCCAATGCGTGGCGCGTAAGGATGGCCTGCTGTCGGACAGCTCAGTTCATGGCCTGCACAAATTGGCCGATGGCCGCATCCGCGTCGATTACCGTTGGCGGCACAGCGATGAAGCCAAGGCTCAGCCGATGAGCGATGTGTTCGACAGCGTGGTGCTTACCACGCCGTCCTGGTTGATCGAAACAGGGATGCGCCTGGAGGGCTTCTCCCTGAGCATGCTGCCACCGGCCATTGTCGAGGCCTGGAAGCACGCCCATTGGGAGACCAGCTGCAAGGTTTATGCGCCGCTGCGTAAAAGCTTTCTCGACCAGCATCCCCACCTGCCGCAGATCCTGGTCACCGACAGCTTCGTGCACGATGTCTATGCCTACCGTTACAACGATCAGCACACCCGCGATTGCATCCTGCTCAGCTACACCTGGGAGGACGATGCCACCAAGCTGGCGGCGTATACAGACGCGGAGCTGGTGGAAAAATGCGTAGCGGAACTCGATCGGATTCTGATGCGTTGCAGCAACATCGGCGAACCCATCTCGCCGCATATCGATCTTGGAAACACTCGCATACAAAGATGGATGACAGACAGGAATGCACTTGGCTGTGCGAAATTGTACCGGGCGGACGCCTATTACGACGCGGTGAGCCTGATGAAGTACAACCGCGACCTGAGTGCCCATTCAGGGCTCTACCTCGCCGGGGAGTCTTTCTCTGTCGATGCCGGCTGGACCGAGCCGTGTCTGCGCACCGCCATCGACACCGTGATCAACCTCTGCAACAACACCGGCGCACATTTCAAAGGGGGTTTCAGCCTCGAGCACTATCCGCATTATCAGGTGCCTCGACAGGCGCTTTGA
- a CDS encoding LysR family transcriptional regulator, which yields MDQIHLMKVFVAVGELESFAAAARRLAISPAAVTRAVTALEEQLGVKLLLRTTRSVRLTEAGGRYLQDTRHILASIVEANEAAAGINAAPKGDLAVTAPILFGKKFVMPCIVRYLQQYPEVDVSAFFLDRVVNLVEEGMDVAVRIGQLPDSGLKALRVGKMRRLLCASPEYLERHGTPRHPSELQKHEVIAAGTLSPRTDWRFGAIDDPTLIRMKPRLTVTSNDAAIAAASAGLGIARLLSYQVADEVAAGRLQVILAEYEEAPWPIHILHRESKYGSTKVRTFIDMLAEHLRSQAHLA from the coding sequence ATGGACCAGATCCACCTGATGAAAGTGTTCGTGGCTGTTGGCGAGCTGGAAAGCTTCGCCGCCGCCGCCCGCCGCCTGGCTATCTCGCCGGCGGCGGTGACCCGCGCGGTCACTGCCCTTGAGGAACAGCTCGGGGTCAAGCTGCTGCTACGCACCACCCGCAGCGTGCGCCTGACCGAGGCCGGCGGGCGCTACCTGCAAGACACCCGGCATATCCTCGCCAGCATCGTCGAGGCCAACGAAGCCGCCGCCGGCATCAACGCCGCGCCCAAGGGCGACCTGGCGGTTACCGCGCCGATCCTGTTCGGCAAGAAGTTCGTCATGCCGTGCATCGTCCGTTACCTGCAGCAGTACCCCGAGGTGGATGTGTCGGCGTTCTTCCTCGACCGCGTGGTGAACTTGGTGGAGGAGGGCATGGACGTGGCGGTGCGCATCGGCCAGTTGCCCGACTCGGGCCTCAAGGCGTTGCGCGTGGGCAAAATGCGCCGGCTGCTGTGCGCCTCGCCCGAATACCTGGAACGCCACGGCACGCCGCGCCATCCCTCGGAGTTGCAGAAGCACGAAGTGATCGCCGCCGGGACCCTGTCACCGCGCACGGACTGGCGTTTCGGTGCCATCGACGACCCGACGCTGATCCGCATGAAGCCGCGCCTGACCGTGACCAGCAACGATGCCGCCATCGCCGCGGCCAGCGCCGGGCTCGGGATTGCACGGCTGCTGTCGTACCAGGTGGCGGATGAAGTGGCGGCCGGGCGCTTGCAGGTGATCCTGGCCGAATACGAAGAAGCGCCGTGGCCTATCCATATCCTGCATCGGGAGAGCAAATATGGCTCGACCAAGGTGCGGACCTTTATCGATATGTTGGCCGAGCATTTGCGCAGCCAGGCACACCTGGCTTGA